The following proteins come from a genomic window of Triticum aestivum cultivar Chinese Spring chromosome 6A, IWGSC CS RefSeq v2.1, whole genome shotgun sequence:
- the LOC123131537 gene encoding G-type lectin S-receptor-like serine/threonine-protein kinase LECRK1, with translation MRDDGNFVLFGADDTVVWQTFESPTDTLVAGQDLMPAAQLFSSLSDINKAAGKYRLVNQQEDDNLVLYPVSTPNDPASSYWNTGTFDLGFTLILRLDTSGLLYLVNNDGSFTKNLTRSRALKAGEQAYYRLTLDPDGVLRLYRHTSMSGGATNTTTVIWSALTDRCVHGVCGHNSYCVLDQDRPSCLCPPGFDFLDASNAELGCTVNSSAGDCKGGQQQDAADFFVKSMPNMEWADITYDAVSKATSAPECVAACMADCLCVAVLRDTDKGTCSKQQLPLRYGRAGDRYTMFVKTAGAVTGSSGTHNKPVGRTTIIVLVCIGILACVALSAFIASGWLLNVKRRAVLRNVAPANASADDGEGLEEEEAAPLRLYTYQELEHATYCFRDPVGRGAFGTVFKGALRNGEQAIAVKRLEKLVEDGEEEFQREVRAIGRTSHRNLVRLLGFCHEGAHRLLVYEFMSNGSVTDLLFRGAASTPPWSDRLGIVLDVARGLHYLHDELSSRVIHYDIKPQNILIDAAGTAKIADFGLAKLLQPDTHFHRCPRHAWVPGPRVVQGHGPCHGED, from the coding sequence ATGCGCGATGACGGCAACTTTGTGCTGTTCGGCGCTGATGACACGGTGGTGTGGCAGACGTTTGAGTCCCCGACGGACACCCTGGTCGCCGGGCAGGACCTCATGCCAGCGGCGCAGCTCTTCTCCAGCTTGTCCGACATCAACAAGGCCGCAGGGAAGTACCGGCTCGTCAACCAGCAAGAGGACGACAACCTGGTGTTGTACCCGGTGAGCACACCGAACGACCCAGCCTCGTCGTACTGGAACACGGGGACGTTCGATTTGGGTTTCACCCTCATTTTACGCCTTGATACCAGTGGCCTGCTCTACCTGGTGAACAACGATGGCAGCTTTACCAAGAACCTGACACGGTCTAGGGCCTTAAAAGCGGGAGAGCAAGCCTACTACCGACTCACGCTTGATCCTGATGGAGTTCTGCGTTTGTACCGCCATACCTCCATGTCTGGCGGTGCGACCAATACCACCACCGTCATATGGAGCGCTCTCACCGATCGATGCGTCCATGGTGTTTGCGGGCACAACAGCTACTGTGTCCTTGACCAGGATCGGCCTAGCTGTTTGTGCCCGCCGGGGTTCGATTTTCTCGACGCGAGCAATGCGGAGCTCGGTTGCACGGTGAACTCCAGCGCCGGCGACTGTAAAGGGGGGCAACAACAAGACGCCGCAGACTTCTTCGTGAAGTCCATGCCGAACATGGAGTGGGCAGACATAACGTACGACGCGGTGAGCAAGGCCACGAGCGCGCCAGAATGTGTGGCGGCATGCATGGCCGACTGCTTGTGCGTCGCAGTGCTGCGGGACACCGACAAAGGCACGTGCAGCAAGCAGCAGCTCCCTCTGCGGTACGGCCGCGCTGGAGACAGATACACGATGTTCGTCAAGACCGCGGGAGCGGTGACAGGCAGCAGCGGCACCCACAACAAACCCGTTGGGCGCACGACCATCATCGTGTTGGTTTGCATCGGCATCCTGGCATGTGTCGCGTTGTCGGCCTTCATTGCGTCCGGGTGGCTGCTCAACGTGAAACGGAGGGCCGTGCTTCGGAACGTGGCACCTGCAAACGCgagcgccgacgacggcgaaggcttggaggaggaggaggcagcgcccCTGAGGTTGTACACTTACCAGGAACTGGAGCATGCCACGTACTGCTTCCGTGACCCGGTGGGCCGCGGCGCGTTCGGCACGGTGTTCAAAGGTGCGTTGCGCAACGGCGAGCAGGCTATCGCCGTGAAGCGGCTGGAGAAGCTCGTGGAGGATGGCGAAGAGGAGTTCCAGAGAGAGGTGCGCGCCATCGGGCGGACGAGCCACCGCAACCTGGTCCGCCTCCTCGGCTTCTGCCACGAGGGCGCACACCGTCTCCTGGTGTACGAGTTCATGAGCAACGGTTCGGTGACCGACCTGCTGTTCAGGGGTGCTGCCTCGACGCCTCCATGGTCCGACCGCCTTGGCATCGTGCTCGACGTGGCCCGGGGCCTGCACTATCTCCATGACGAACTCAGCAGCCGCGTGATCCACTATGACATCAAGCCGCAGAACATCCTCATAGACGCGGCCGGCACGGCCAAGATAGCCGACTTCGGGCTTGCCAAACTGCTCCAACCTGACACGCACTTTCACCGGTGTCCGCGGCACGCGTGGGTACCTGGCCCCCGAGTGGTACAGGGGCACGGGCCCTGTCACGGCGAAGATTGA